A genomic window from Nomascus leucogenys isolate Asia chromosome 10, Asia_NLE_v1, whole genome shotgun sequence includes:
- the BAX gene encoding apoptosis regulator BAX isoform X2, with product MDGSGEQPRGGGPTSSEQIMKTGALLLQGFIQDRAGRMGGEAPELALDPVPQDASTKKLSECLKRIGDELDSNMELQRMIAAVDTDSPREVFFRVAAEMFSDGNFNWGRVVALFYFASKLVLKALCTKVPELIRTIMGWTLDFLRERLLGWIQDQGGWGLPLAESLKRLMSLSPGRPPLLLWDAHVADRDHRCGWSTHRLTHHLEEDGLRPPAALDCVFSP from the exons ATGGACGGGTCCGGTGAGCAGCCCAGAGGCGGGG gGCCCACCAGCTCTGAGCAGATCATGAAGACAGGGGCCCTTTTGCTTCAGGG TTTCATCCAGGATCGAGCAGGGCGAATGGGGGGGGAGGCACCCGAGCTGGCCCTGGACCCGGTGCCTCAGGATGCGTCCACCAAGAAGCTGAGCGAGTGTCTCAAGCGCATCGGGGACGAACTGGACAGTAACATGGAGCTGCAGAG GATGATTGCTGCCGTGGACACAGACTCCCCACGAGAGGTCTTTTTCCGAGTGGCAGCTGAAATGTTTTCTGACGGCAACTTCAACTGGGGCCGGGTTGTCGCCCTTTTCTACTTTGCCAGCAAACTGGTGCTCAAG GCCCTGTGCACCAAGGTGCCCGAACTGATCAGAACCATCATGGGCTGGACATTGGACTTCCTCCGGGAGCGGCTGTTGGGCTGGATCCAAGACCAGGGTGGTTGG GGGCTGCCCCTGGCCGAGTCGCTGAAGCGACTGATGTCCCTGTCTCCAGGACGGCCTCCTCTCCTACTTTGGGACGCCCACGTGGCAGACCGTGACCATCGTTGTGGCTGGAGTACTCACCGCCTCACTCACCATCTGGAAGAAGATGGGCTGAGACCCCCAGCTGCCTTGGACTGTgttttttctccataa
- the BAX gene encoding apoptosis regulator BAX isoform X1: MDGSGEQPRGGGPTSSEQIMKTGALLLQGFIQDRAGRMGGEAPELALDPVPQDASTKKLSECLKRIGDELDSNMELQRMIAAVDTDSPREVFFRVAAEMFSDGNFNWGRVVALFYFASKLVLKALCTKVPELIRTIMGWTLDFLRERLLGWIQDQGGWDGLLSYFGTPTWQTVTIVVAGVLTASLTIWKKMG, translated from the exons ATGGACGGGTCCGGTGAGCAGCCCAGAGGCGGGG gGCCCACCAGCTCTGAGCAGATCATGAAGACAGGGGCCCTTTTGCTTCAGGG TTTCATCCAGGATCGAGCAGGGCGAATGGGGGGGGAGGCACCCGAGCTGGCCCTGGACCCGGTGCCTCAGGATGCGTCCACCAAGAAGCTGAGCGAGTGTCTCAAGCGCATCGGGGACGAACTGGACAGTAACATGGAGCTGCAGAG GATGATTGCTGCCGTGGACACAGACTCCCCACGAGAGGTCTTTTTCCGAGTGGCAGCTGAAATGTTTTCTGACGGCAACTTCAACTGGGGCCGGGTTGTCGCCCTTTTCTACTTTGCCAGCAAACTGGTGCTCAAG GCCCTGTGCACCAAGGTGCCCGAACTGATCAGAACCATCATGGGCTGGACATTGGACTTCCTCCGGGAGCGGCTGTTGGGCTGGATCCAAGACCAGGGTGGTTGG GACGGCCTCCTCTCCTACTTTGGGACGCCCACGTGGCAGACCGTGACCATCGTTGTGGCTGGAGTACTCACCGCCTCACTCACCATCTGGAAGAAGATGGGCTGA